The Parashewanella tropica genome window below encodes:
- the nusA gene encoding transcription termination factor NusA has translation MNKEILLVAEAVSNEKAVPREKIFEALEFALATATKKKYEGDIDVRVAIDRKTGEYDTFRRWMVVQPEEGELLENPFREITLEAAQFDDAELQVGDYVEEQIDSIKFDRITTQTAKQVIVQKVREAERAQVVEQFADKEGELITGLVKKSNRDTVVIDLGNNADGVLFKDDIIGRETFRPGDRVRSLLYSVRPEARGAQLFLTRTKPDMLIELFRVEVPEIQDEMIEIVSAARDPGSRAKIAVKSNDKRIDPIGACVGMRGARVSAVTDELNGERIDVVLWDDNPAQYVINAMAPADVASIVVDEDNHSMDIAVEESSLAQAIGRNGQNVRLATQLTGWELNVMTVADMTEKHQAESAKIVDLFVSSLDIDEDFAQLLAEEGFTSLEEVAYVPVSELLEIDGLDEDIVEALRERAKSAIATLALASEEALDGAEPSEDLLALEGLERHLAFVLASKGVVTLEDLAEQGVDDLIEIEELTEERAGELIMAARNICWFGDEEA, from the coding sequence ATGAATAAAGAGATTCTACTTGTTGCGGAGGCGGTTTCGAATGAGAAAGCGGTTCCTCGTGAGAAGATTTTTGAAGCGCTAGAGTTTGCACTAGCAACAGCAACCAAGAAAAAATACGAAGGTGATATCGACGTTCGTGTTGCGATTGATCGCAAAACAGGTGAATACGATACTTTCCGTCGTTGGATGGTCGTTCAACCTGAAGAAGGTGAATTACTGGAAAACCCATTCCGTGAAATTACCTTGGAAGCGGCACAATTTGATGATGCTGAACTTCAAGTAGGTGACTACGTTGAAGAGCAAATTGACTCGATTAAATTCGACCGCATTACCACCCAAACCGCAAAACAGGTCATTGTACAAAAAGTACGTGAAGCTGAGCGTGCACAAGTGGTTGAGCAGTTCGCCGATAAAGAAGGCGAGTTAATCACTGGCTTGGTTAAAAAGAGCAACCGTGACACAGTAGTGATTGATTTAGGCAACAACGCTGACGGCGTATTGTTTAAAGATGACATCATTGGTCGTGAAACGTTCCGCCCAGGTGATCGCGTTCGTTCGTTGCTTTACTCGGTTCGCCCAGAAGCTCGTGGCGCGCAGTTATTCTTGACTCGTACTAAGCCTGACATGCTGATTGAGCTATTCCGTGTCGAAGTACCAGAAATTCAAGACGAAATGATTGAGATTGTGAGCGCGGCTCGTGATCCAGGTTCTCGCGCTAAAATCGCAGTTAAGTCGAACGACAAGCGTATCGACCCAATCGGTGCTTGCGTAGGTATGCGTGGTGCACGTGTGTCGGCCGTAACTGATGAACTAAACGGTGAGCGTATCGACGTAGTGTTATGGGATGATAACCCAGCACAATACGTAATCAATGCCATGGCGCCAGCGGATGTTGCTTCAATCGTTGTTGATGAAGACAACCACTCAATGGACATTGCCGTTGAAGAAAGCAGCTTAGCTCAAGCGATTGGCCGTAATGGACAAAACGTACGTTTAGCGACTCAACTTACTGGTTGGGAATTAAACGTAATGACAGTAGCTGACATGACAGAGAAGCATCAAGCAGAAAGCGCTAAAATCGTTGATCTGTTTGTAAGCTCTTTGGATATTGACGAAGACTTTGCTCAGTTACTAGCAGAAGAAGGCTTTACTTCATTGGAAGAAGTCGCCTACGTTCCAGTTTCAGAATTACTTGAAATTGATGGATTAGACGAAGATATCGTCGAGGCACTGCGTGAGCGCGCTAAATCAGCGATTGCCACTCTAGCACTAGCCTCAGAAGAAGCCTTAGATGGTGCCGAGCCAAGTGAAGACTTGTTAGCACTAGAAGGATTAGAAAGACACCTAGCCTTTGTTCTAGCAAGTAAAGGCGTAGTGACGTTAGAAGATTTAGCCGAACAAGGCGTAGATGATTTGATCGAAATTGAAGAATTAACAGAAGAACGAGCTGGTGAGCTGATCATGGCTGCCCGTAACATCTGTTGGTTTGGCGATGAAGAAGCATAA
- the truB gene encoding tRNA pseudouridine(55) synthase TruB: MARRSKGRAVNGIVLLDKATGMSSNHALQRVKRLFNAQKAGHTGALDPLATGMLPVCLGEATKFSQHLLDSDKRYLVTAKLGVRTDTSDSDGEVVQTRPVDFTEQQLMDALDTFRGDIEQVPSMFSALKYQGQPLYKYAREGKTVPREARKITVYDLKFISLEGDELTLDIHCSKGTYIRTITDDLGELLGCGAHVIMLRRTHVADYPYERIVTIEEIQAIADKAEEEGTDKFEALDKLLLPMDTAVARYPEVNVPLAMLEYVMRGQAVQVAGLKPDQLFRINIGEDENKFFVGIGEMGKDGKLQPKRLVVLQP, from the coding sequence ATGGCTCGTCGTTCAAAAGGTCGTGCAGTTAATGGCATTGTATTACTTGATAAAGCCACGGGTATGAGCTCGAATCATGCCCTACAACGGGTAAAACGCTTGTTCAATGCCCAAAAAGCAGGGCACACTGGTGCGCTTGATCCATTAGCGACTGGCATGTTGCCTGTTTGCCTAGGTGAAGCGACTAAGTTCTCTCAGCACTTATTAGATTCCGATAAGCGTTATTTGGTCACCGCTAAACTAGGTGTTCGAACTGATACCAGTGATTCAGACGGTGAAGTTGTACAGACTCGTCCTGTCGATTTTACTGAGCAGCAATTGATGGATGCGCTAGATACCTTCCGTGGTGATATCGAGCAAGTACCTTCGATGTTCTCTGCGCTTAAGTATCAAGGTCAGCCGTTATACAAATATGCGCGTGAAGGTAAAACCGTCCCGCGTGAAGCGCGGAAAATTACTGTGTACGATCTTAAGTTTATCTCCCTTGAAGGCGATGAACTGACCTTGGACATTCATTGCTCTAAAGGCACTTACATTCGTACCATCACCGATGATTTAGGTGAGCTTTTAGGTTGTGGCGCCCATGTGATCATGCTGCGTCGAACTCATGTAGCGGATTACCCTTATGAGCGTATTGTTACGATAGAAGAAATCCAAGCCATTGCAGATAAAGCGGAAGAAGAGGGCACAGATAAATTCGAAGCTCTAGATAAGCTGCTGTTACCAATGGACACTGCCGTTGCACGCTATCCAGAGGTCAACGTGCCACTGGCGATGCTTGAATATGTGATGCGTGGTCAAGCGGTACAAGTCGCTGGCTTAAAGCCCGATCAACTGTTCCGAATTAATATTGGTGAAGACGAAAACAAGTTCTTTGTCGGTATTGGTGAAATGGGCAAAGATGGCAAGTTGCAACCAAAACGTTTGGTAGTTTTACAACCTTAA
- the infB gene encoding translation initiation factor IF-2: MAETTVEKLAAEVRSDKNVDRLIEQFAQAGMKKSKKDKVTEDEKAQLLEHLKKQHGGDEKPQTMTLQRKQKSTLSVSGSTGKSKDVQVEVRKKRTFVKRDPAELAKQAEEEAKAKAEAEAQAKAEAEAKAKADAEAKAKADEAAKAKAEADAKAKAEKEAKAKAAAEAKAAEEPKIDPKEAEEARKEEERLQAAQEEAARKKQLEEEAQAAEKARKLAEENAKRWEEEERKRKEAESKSDHHITTSQVARAAEDKSDMEEERRGRRRNKKAKGGNKRDNRNDRRNNKRGAAAAPESMAHGFNKPAAAVTRDVKIGETISVAELAQKMAIKATEIIKQMMKMGSMVTINQVLDQETAQLVAEEMGHKVILTRENELEHQVLADRGEEQAVEPRAPVVTIMGHVDHGKTSLLDYIRRAKVASGEAGGITQHIGAYHVETDNGMITFLDTPGHAAFTSMRARGAKATDIVVLVVAADDGVMPQTIEAIQHAKAADVPLIIAVNKIDKPEADPDRVKNELSQHGVVPEDWGGEHMFVHVSAKAGTGIDELLEGILLQSEVLELTAVREGMAAGVVIESKLDKGRGPVATVLVQEGTLKQGDIVLCGLEYGKIRAMKDENGKAITEAGPSIPVEILGLSGVPQAGDEATVVKDERKAREVALYRQGKFRDVKLARQQKAKLENMFANMAEGEVSELNIILKADVQGSLEAIADSLTKLSTDEVKVNIIGRGVGALTETDATLAAASNAIMVGFNVRADAQARKTIEAESVDLRYYSVIYNLIDEVKAAMSGMLAPEFKQEIIGLAEVRDVFKSPKLGAIAGCMVTEGIVKRSAPIRVLRENVVIYEGELESLRRFKDDVQEVRNGMECGIGVKNYNDVKVGDQIEVFETVEVKRTL; this comes from the coding sequence ATGGCAGAAACTACAGTAGAAAAACTAGCCGCAGAAGTGCGTAGTGATAAAAATGTTGATCGTCTGATCGAACAATTCGCACAGGCTGGTATGAAAAAATCGAAAAAAGACAAAGTAACTGAAGACGAAAAAGCTCAGTTACTGGAGCATTTGAAAAAGCAACATGGTGGTGATGAAAAACCACAGACTATGACGCTACAACGTAAGCAAAAATCAACGCTAAGCGTATCTGGCAGCACGGGTAAGTCAAAAGACGTCCAAGTTGAAGTTCGCAAAAAGCGTACTTTCGTTAAACGTGATCCTGCTGAATTAGCAAAACAAGCGGAAGAAGAAGCCAAAGCAAAAGCGGAAGCAGAAGCACAAGCTAAGGCAGAAGCTGAAGCCAAGGCGAAAGCTGACGCAGAAGCCAAAGCGAAAGCAGATGAAGCCGCTAAGGCAAAAGCTGAAGCTGATGCCAAAGCGAAAGCTGAGAAAGAAGCAAAAGCTAAAGCGGCAGCAGAAGCAAAAGCCGCTGAGGAACCTAAGATCGATCCTAAAGAAGCTGAAGAAGCTAGAAAAGAAGAAGAGCGTCTACAAGCCGCACAAGAAGAAGCGGCTCGTAAAAAGCAACTTGAAGAAGAAGCTCAAGCTGCTGAAAAAGCGCGTAAGCTTGCTGAAGAAAATGCTAAGCGTTGGGAAGAAGAAGAGCGCAAGCGTAAAGAAGCTGAAAGCAAATCAGATCACCATATTACGACTTCTCAAGTAGCCCGTGCTGCTGAAGATAAGTCTGATATGGAAGAAGAACGTCGTGGTCGTCGTCGCAACAAGAAAGCGAAAGGCGGTAACAAGCGTGATAACCGTAACGACAGACGTAATAATAAGCGCGGAGCAGCGGCAGCACCAGAATCTATGGCACATGGCTTCAACAAGCCTGCAGCAGCGGTAACGCGTGACGTTAAGATTGGTGAAACCATTTCTGTAGCAGAGCTTGCACAGAAGATGGCGATTAAAGCGACTGAAATCATCAAACAAATGATGAAGATGGGCTCAATGGTTACCATCAACCAAGTACTTGACCAAGAAACTGCACAGCTAGTAGCAGAGGAAATGGGTCACAAAGTAATTCTTACTCGTGAAAACGAGCTAGAACATCAAGTACTTGCTGATCGTGGTGAAGAGCAAGCAGTTGAGCCTCGTGCGCCAGTTGTTACCATCATGGGTCACGTTGACCACGGTAAAACGTCTCTACTTGACTACATTCGTCGTGCGAAAGTAGCGTCAGGTGAAGCGGGCGGTATTACTCAGCACATCGGTGCATACCACGTTGAAACTGACAACGGTATGATCACTTTCCTAGATACTCCAGGTCACGCCGCGTTTACCTCTATGCGTGCTCGTGGTGCGAAAGCAACCGATATCGTAGTACTTGTTGTTGCGGCTGATGACGGTGTAATGCCACAAACCATCGAAGCAATTCAACACGCGAAAGCAGCCGATGTACCGCTGATCATAGCTGTGAACAAGATTGATAAGCCTGAAGCTGATCCAGATCGCGTTAAGAACGAGCTATCTCAACACGGCGTAGTGCCAGAAGATTGGGGTGGTGAGCACATGTTCGTACATGTATCGGCTAAAGCTGGTACAGGTATTGATGAGCTACTTGAAGGCATCCTACTTCAATCAGAGGTTCTTGAGCTAACAGCAGTACGTGAAGGTATGGCTGCAGGTGTGGTTATTGAATCTAAGCTTGATAAAGGTCGTGGTCCAGTAGCAACTGTTCTAGTACAAGAAGGTACCTTGAAGCAAGGTGATATCGTTCTATGTGGTCTTGAGTACGGTAAGATCCGTGCGATGAAAGATGAGAACGGTAAAGCAATCACTGAAGCGGGTCCATCTATCCCAGTAGAGATTTTAGGTCTTTCTGGCGTACCTCAAGCAGGTGACGAAGCGACAGTTGTTAAAGATGAGCGTAAAGCACGTGAAGTAGCACTTTACCGTCAAGGTAAGTTCCGTGACGTTAAGCTAGCTCGTCAGCAAAAAGCCAAGCTTGAAAACATGTTTGCTAACATGGCTGAAGGTGAAGTTTCTGAACTTAACATCATCCTAAAAGCAGACGTACAAGGCTCTCTAGAAGCGATTGCAGACTCGCTAACTAAGCTATCTACTGATGAAGTGAAAGTGAACATCATCGGTCGTGGTGTAGGTGCTCTTACTGAGACTGATGCAACTCTAGCCGCAGCGTCTAACGCGATTATGGTTGGCTTTAACGTTCGTGCTGATGCACAGGCGCGTAAGACTATCGAAGCCGAAAGCGTTGACCTACGTTACTACAGTGTTATTTATAACTTGATTGATGAAGTGAAAGCAGCGATGAGCGGTATGCTTGCGCCTGAGTTCAAACAAGAAATCATCGGTCTTGCTGAAGTACGTGATGTGTTTAAGTCACCTAAACTTGGTGCAATTGCAGGTTGTATGGTTACTGAAGGCATCGTGAAGCGTAGCGCTCCAATCCGTGTACTTCGTGAAAACGTAGTAATTTACGAAGGTGAACTTGAGTCACTACGTCGCTTTAAAGACGACGTACAAGAAGTTCGTAACGGCATGGAATGTGGTATCGGCGTTAAGAACTACAACGACGTTAAAGTGGGCGACCAAATCGAAGTATTCGAAACCGTCGAAGTGAAAAGAACACTTTAA
- the rbfA gene encoding 30S ribosome-binding factor RbfA, which yields MAKEFSRTRRIGQQLQQELAMVLQREIKDPRVGFVTVNDVEVSRDLSFARVFVTFFDEDQEQIKQKLEALQGAAPYVRTLIAGRMKLRVMPELKFEYDSSLVEGMRMSNLVTEVVTKDKKRAAEADRPEDEQ from the coding sequence ATGGCTAAAGAATTCAGTCGTACTCGCCGTATCGGACAACAGCTCCAACAAGAATTGGCGATGGTACTGCAACGTGAGATCAAAGATCCACGTGTCGGTTTTGTCACCGTAAATGACGTAGAAGTATCGAGAGATTTAAGCTTCGCACGTGTGTTTGTGACTTTCTTTGATGAAGACCAAGAGCAAATTAAGCAAAAGCTGGAAGCGCTACAAGGTGCTGCGCCTTACGTTCGTACCTTAATTGCAGGTCGTATGAAGCTGCGTGTCATGCCTGAGCTTAAATTCGAATACGATAGCTCATTGGTTGAAGGTATGCGTATGTCGAACTTAGTCACCGAAGTCGTGACGAAAGATAAGAAAAGAGCGGCAGAAGCGGATAGACCTGAGGACGAGCAGTAA
- a CDS encoding RES domain-containing protein, giving the protein MNQQVLSLNYIDQISSNILESSDPTYVENSLRHVLDFYDLVNYELSYDRTYWRARKCDHESGFKNISELGCPPKHLVSAGRLNEPNSPMLYVSPNQFSVLEEIGAEVNDYIHMIAYRQNQEQKLRCGIVGEITQVQRWGTGLISDATSEQINRVLNEMTHEVAKSFVFADAFLSSILKDPNAKNSNYLHSRVLSKILLEKNEFIDAIVYPSVALESARNFAIKPDVANKKLSIASNFVLRINKKYKYGMYDFEVIKMASGQYGNGAIAW; this is encoded by the coding sequence ATGAATCAACAAGTATTAAGCCTAAATTACATTGATCAAATTTCTTCCAATATTTTGGAAAGTTCAGATCCAACGTATGTCGAAAATAGCCTTCGTCATGTGTTGGATTTCTATGATCTTGTTAATTATGAATTATCTTATGACCGTACTTATTGGCGGGCAAGAAAATGCGACCATGAAAGTGGTTTCAAGAATATTTCTGAATTAGGCTGTCCACCTAAACACCTAGTAAGTGCAGGAAGGTTAAATGAGCCAAACTCACCGATGCTTTATGTTTCACCAAACCAATTCTCTGTTCTGGAAGAAATTGGTGCTGAAGTAAATGACTACATACACATGATCGCATATCGACAAAATCAAGAACAAAAACTTCGATGTGGTATTGTTGGTGAAATAACACAAGTACAACGTTGGGGAACGGGGTTAATATCAGATGCTACAAGTGAGCAAATTAATCGAGTTTTAAATGAAATGACGCATGAAGTTGCTAAAAGTTTTGTGTTTGCAGATGCTTTTTTATCCAGCATTCTTAAAGACCCAAATGCAAAAAACAGTAATTATTTACATTCAAGAGTCCTTTCAAAAATTCTTTTGGAAAAAAATGAATTTATTGATGCTATTGTATACCCAAGCGTTGCTTTGGAAAGTGCAAGAAATTTCGCAATAAAACCTGATGTAGCAAACAAGAAATTAAGCATTGCATCGAACTTTGTTTTAAGAATAAATAAAAAGTACAAATATGGTATGTATGATTTTGAAGTGATAAAGATGGCTTCGGGTCAATATGGGAATGGCGCAATCGCATGGTAG
- the rpsO gene encoding 30S ribosomal protein S15, with product MSLSAEAKAKIVAEFGRGENDTGSTEVQVALLTAQINHLQGHFKQHIHDHHSRRGLLRMVATRRKLTAYLKKTDAERYNALIKKLGLRR from the coding sequence ATGTCACTAAGTGCAGAAGCAAAAGCAAAAATCGTAGCTGAATTCGGCCGCGGTGAAAACGACACTGGTTCTACTGAAGTTCAAGTAGCACTACTTACTGCTCAAATCAACCACCTACAAGGTCACTTCAAGCAGCACATCCACGATCACCACTCTCGTCGTGGTCTACTACGTATGGTTGCTACTCGTCGCAAGCTAACTGCTTACCTGAAGAAGACTGACGCTGAGCGTTACAACGCACTAATCAAGAAACTAGGTCTACGTCGTTAA
- the rimP gene encoding ribosome maturation factor RimP: protein MARLESKLADMLTAPVEALGYRLWGIDYVQAGKHSTVRVYIDSDNGVSIDDCVEASRQISAVMDVEDPISNEYTLEVSSPGVDRPLFSAEQYAAYLGEEVKLLLNMPVNGSRKLKGAVTKVEGQMLSLDVDGNDTLIALDNIRKGNLIAKF from the coding sequence TTGGCGAGATTAGAATCCAAACTGGCAGACATGCTCACTGCTCCGGTTGAAGCGTTGGGATATCGCTTGTGGGGCATCGATTATGTTCAGGCAGGTAAACATTCCACCGTTCGTGTTTATATCGACAGTGACAACGGTGTATCAATTGATGACTGCGTGGAAGCCAGCCGTCAGATCAGTGCTGTAATGGATGTAGAAGATCCCATTAGCAACGAATATACCTTAGAGGTATCTTCACCTGGGGTAGACAGACCACTGTTTAGTGCAGAGCAATACGCTGCATACCTTGGTGAAGAAGTAAAATTATTACTGAACATGCCAGTTAATGGCAGTCGTAAATTGAAAGGCGCCGTAACAAAAGTAGAAGGACAAATGCTTTCGCTTGATGTTGATGGCAATGACACGCTAATTGCTTTGGATAATATCCGTAAAGGCAATTTAATAGCGAAGTTTTGA
- a CDS encoding HDOD domain-containing protein, with product MISVAGGLKPGEIVDIEHRFFHQLIVGKPQKVELDDNEQDEQLIDAHKLEIEQQAVRSRLSKQQQQQQVFLAISNQLVSTVTDAMSHRFSDTKSLLKDSKITESQWKLLSELQNKKLNLNQLRTSIENIVWLKNDLVNLVNSPSFRHFRGQGSDVHVRDLKLVLNYIGLEQVRLLIPYYCMRYWLPRQHSSTSFITRKIWRFANVASIAAKALAKHHKQDACLIFSISLGHFMGAATVVGQCAQVYETIRGDWLRQAQQDRDKVVYDAILATSLPKESVCSNVLKYGSQLNWQILKELNMDNSSLFQYLSEMDQELSYSEMRLPAAIATKSIAFAKLLLLQEQLMLKPKDKRLMFDYYEISTEELSILRSQNYHKQELF from the coding sequence TTGATTTCTGTTGCAGGGGGCTTAAAGCCTGGGGAAATTGTTGATATTGAGCATCGATTTTTTCATCAGTTAATTGTAGGTAAGCCACAAAAAGTCGAGCTTGATGATAATGAGCAGGATGAACAGCTTATAGATGCTCATAAATTAGAAATTGAGCAACAAGCAGTTAGAAGTAGGCTGTCTAAACAGCAGCAACAGCAACAAGTCTTTCTGGCTATTTCAAATCAGTTGGTGTCAACAGTAACTGATGCAATGTCTCATCGGTTTTCTGATACCAAGAGCTTATTAAAAGACTCAAAGATCACTGAATCCCAATGGAAATTATTGAGCGAACTTCAAAACAAAAAGCTCAATTTAAACCAATTACGAACCTCAATTGAAAATATCGTTTGGCTTAAAAATGATTTAGTGAACTTAGTGAATAGCCCATCGTTTCGACACTTTAGAGGCCAAGGTTCTGATGTTCACGTGCGAGATCTTAAGTTAGTACTCAACTACATAGGTTTAGAGCAAGTTAGACTGCTGATACCATATTATTGCATGCGCTATTGGCTACCTAGACAACATAGCTCAACCAGTTTTATTACTCGAAAGATTTGGCGTTTTGCAAACGTAGCCTCAATTGCAGCAAAAGCGTTAGCAAAACATCATAAACAAGATGCATGTTTAATCTTTAGCATTTCTCTTGGGCACTTTATGGGCGCGGCGACAGTTGTTGGTCAATGTGCACAAGTGTATGAAACGATACGTGGTGATTGGTTAAGGCAGGCTCAGCAAGACAGAGATAAAGTGGTATATGATGCGATATTAGCAACGTCATTGCCTAAAGAAAGTGTGTGTTCAAATGTTCTTAAATACGGTTCACAATTAAACTGGCAAATATTAAAAGAGCTGAATATGGATAACAGTTCTTTATTTCAGTATCTCAGCGAGATGGATCAGGAACTCAGTTACAGTGAGATGAGATTACCTGCTGCGATAGCCACTAAGTCAATTGCGTTTGCAAAACTACTGTTGTTACAAGAACAGCTAATGCTCAAGCCTAAAGATAAACGTTTGATGTTTGATTATTACGAGATCTCTACGGAGGAGTTGTCGATACTTCGTAGCCAAAATTATCATAAGCAAGAATTGTTTTAG